A DNA window from Rhizobium sp. NXC14 contains the following coding sequences:
- a CDS encoding transketolase family protein: MNAPVNPPKLHDCRDAFASTLERLAAENETIVAVCNDSVGSSKLGGFKSKFPERLVNVGIAEQNMVGVGAGLANGGRLPFVCGAAPFLTGRSLEQIKADISYSNANVKLVGISSGMAYGELGPTHHSIEDFAWTRVLPNLPVIAPCDRIETAAAVAWAATYSGPCFLRLSRVGVPDLLREGHKFELGKANLLRQGSQVTLIANGTLTHRIVKAAEILADRGIDARVLNLATVRPIDEEAIIAAARETGAIVTAEEHSIFGGLGSAVAEVVVDHAPVPMKRLGVPGVYAPTGSAEFLLDEFGMAPSAIADAAQSLIERK; encoded by the coding sequence ATGAACGCGCCAGTAAACCCACCCAAGCTTCACGATTGCCGCGACGCATTCGCCTCCACGCTCGAGCGGCTGGCTGCCGAAAACGAAACGATCGTTGCCGTCTGCAATGATTCCGTCGGTTCCTCCAAGCTCGGCGGCTTCAAGTCGAAGTTTCCGGAGCGCCTCGTCAATGTCGGGATCGCGGAGCAGAACATGGTCGGCGTCGGTGCAGGGCTTGCCAATGGCGGACGGCTGCCCTTCGTGTGCGGCGCTGCTCCGTTTCTCACGGGCCGGTCGCTGGAGCAGATCAAGGCCGACATTTCCTACTCGAACGCCAACGTCAAGTTGGTCGGCATTTCGTCCGGAATGGCATATGGCGAACTCGGCCCGACCCATCACTCGATCGAAGATTTCGCCTGGACGCGGGTCCTGCCCAATCTCCCGGTCATCGCGCCCTGCGACCGGATCGAAACTGCCGCTGCCGTCGCCTGGGCGGCAACCTACAGCGGGCCCTGCTTCCTGCGTCTGTCGCGGGTCGGTGTGCCCGACCTGCTTCGGGAAGGCCATAAATTCGAACTGGGCAAGGCGAATCTCCTTCGCCAAGGTTCCCAAGTCACTCTGATCGCCAATGGGACATTGACGCATCGCATTGTGAAGGCTGCCGAAATTCTCGCAGACCGCGGCATCGATGCCAGGGTGCTCAACCTCGCAACGGTTCGTCCGATCGACGAGGAGGCCATCATCGCCGCAGCTAGGGAAACCGGAGCGATCGTCACGGCCGAAGAGCACTCAATCTTTGGCGGGCTCGGCTCCGCGGTGGCCGAAGTGGTGGTCGACCATGCTCCAGTGCCGATGAAGCGTCTCGGGGTTCCCGGCGTCTACGCCCCGACCGGTTCAGCGGAGTTCCTGCTCGACGAATTCGGGATGGCGCCGTCCGCAATCGCCGACGCCGCGCAGTCGCTGATCGAGCGCAAGTGA
- a CDS encoding sugar-binding transcriptional regulator yields the protein MTRLNELRLISRVAQMYHIEGRRQAEIAEHLRLSQATVSRMLKRAEAEDIVRTSVIPPVGTYSELEGALREKYGLPEAIVVECTEDRDGAIMARIGEAAAHLLEVTLAPGEIIGVSSWSQTIFKMVENIHPQKSAQAKYVVQTLGGMGDPSVQTHATQLTTRLARLTGAEPKLLPVQGVTTSREAKLLMQADPFVRETMDLFGSITLAIVGIGAVEPSELLARSGNIFSSRELSDLAEAGAVGDISLRFFDRNGKPVKTPLDDRVIGLPLEDLERVDRVIALAGGAKKTEAIAGALRVGVIDMLVTDKFTAQRLID from the coding sequence ATGACTCGCCTCAACGAACTCCGCCTCATTTCAAGGGTCGCCCAGATGTACCACATAGAGGGACGGCGACAGGCGGAGATCGCAGAGCACCTTCGCCTGTCGCAGGCGACGGTGTCGCGGATGCTGAAGCGCGCTGAGGCTGAAGACATCGTGCGAACCAGCGTGATCCCTCCCGTCGGCACCTATAGCGAGCTTGAGGGCGCGCTTCGCGAGAAATACGGTCTGCCGGAGGCGATCGTCGTCGAGTGCACGGAAGATCGGGACGGGGCCATCATGGCCCGGATCGGCGAGGCAGCGGCGCATCTCTTGGAGGTGACGCTGGCGCCAGGGGAGATCATCGGCGTTTCGAGCTGGAGCCAGACCATTTTCAAGATGGTCGAGAACATCCATCCTCAGAAGAGCGCTCAGGCGAAATACGTCGTCCAGACCCTTGGAGGCATGGGCGATCCTTCGGTGCAGACGCATGCGACGCAGCTGACCACGCGGCTTGCACGACTGACCGGCGCCGAGCCGAAACTGCTGCCCGTGCAGGGCGTTACGACATCAAGGGAAGCAAAACTTCTGATGCAGGCCGACCCGTTCGTGCGCGAGACGATGGACCTGTTCGGCAGCATAACGCTTGCGATCGTCGGAATCGGAGCCGTCGAACCGTCCGAACTTCTCGCACGGTCCGGCAACATCTTTTCGTCCCGCGAACTCTCCGATCTCGCGGAAGCGGGCGCCGTCGGCGATATCTCGCTTCGCTTCTTCGATAGGAACGGCAAGCCGGTCAAGACGCCGCTGGACGACCGGGTCATCGGGCTTCCGCTCGAGGATCTCGAACGGGTGGATCGGGTCATCGCTCTTGCCGGGGGCGCCAAGAAGACCGAGGCGATCGCAGGCGCGCTTCGCGTCGGGGTGATCGATATGCTTGTGACCGACAAATTTACCGCGCAGCGATTGATCGACTGA
- a CDS encoding FGGY-family carbohydrate kinase encodes MRAILAIDQGTTNSKAVLVSEKGKIIGRGSAPVGIGYPKPGWVEQDPQRLYASVCEAVDACLKAGPDVTIEAVAISNQRESVTAWDADTGEALGPVVSWQCRRTAQDCERLIAEGQLARVQALTGLPLDPMFPGSKFRWLLDRIPAGRSVRLGTIDSWLVHCLTGGRRYACDASNAARSQLFDLREQRWSEELGEIFGVDIALLPEVLDSSADFGRTQGLPGVPDGTPIMAAIGDSHAALFGHGAFRPGDGKVTFGTGSSVMTTLSQFIPPRNGITTTVAWRIGGKPTFAFEGNILVCAASLPWMADILGLADVAALVELAASAERGGPGFVPAFVGLGAPYWNADARALFSQIDFNTTRAQMARSVTDSIALQVHDVIAAMRRQSGGELGALYVDGGPSQNRFLMQCVSNLIEHPVIQCEAPESSALGAAYLAGLSLGMWSDLHVVATLPRNTEIIEPQPMDRAGLLDTWNDALARSTSRETQAKGE; translated from the coding sequence ATGCGGGCAATTCTGGCAATCGACCAGGGCACGACCAATTCAAAGGCAGTTCTCGTTTCCGAGAAGGGAAAAATCATCGGCAGAGGTTCGGCTCCTGTCGGTATCGGCTATCCGAAGCCGGGCTGGGTCGAACAAGACCCACAACGGCTCTACGCATCGGTCTGCGAAGCGGTCGACGCCTGCCTGAAGGCTGGCCCCGATGTGACTATCGAGGCCGTAGCTATTTCCAACCAGCGCGAGTCCGTCACCGCCTGGGACGCCGACACCGGAGAGGCGCTCGGACCGGTGGTCAGCTGGCAGTGCCGTCGAACGGCACAGGATTGCGAACGTTTGATTGCCGAAGGCCAGCTTGCCCGGGTGCAGGCGCTGACAGGCCTGCCATTGGATCCAATGTTCCCGGGTTCGAAATTCCGATGGCTGCTCGACCGCATTCCGGCCGGGCGATCGGTGCGGCTGGGAACGATCGACAGCTGGCTCGTCCACTGCCTGACGGGGGGGCGCCGGTATGCCTGCGACGCGTCGAATGCCGCCAGGAGCCAGTTGTTCGATCTCAGGGAGCAGAGATGGAGCGAAGAGCTCGGCGAGATCTTCGGCGTCGATATCGCGCTGCTGCCCGAGGTCCTCGACAGCTCCGCCGATTTCGGCAGGACCCAAGGCTTGCCGGGTGTGCCTGACGGTACTCCCATCATGGCCGCGATCGGCGACAGCCACGCCGCCCTGTTCGGTCATGGGGCCTTCAGGCCGGGCGACGGCAAGGTGACCTTCGGGACCGGCTCTTCGGTCATGACGACGCTTTCCCAGTTCATTCCTCCACGCAACGGCATCACGACAACGGTCGCGTGGCGTATCGGGGGAAAGCCGACTTTCGCTTTCGAAGGCAATATTCTGGTTTGCGCCGCCAGTCTTCCCTGGATGGCTGACATTCTCGGCCTCGCGGATGTCGCGGCCCTTGTCGAACTTGCAGCGAGCGCCGAGCGGGGCGGACCTGGATTCGTGCCGGCGTTCGTCGGCCTGGGTGCGCCTTACTGGAATGCCGATGCACGTGCGCTGTTCTCCCAGATCGACTTCAATACCACACGCGCGCAGATGGCTCGCTCGGTAACTGACTCCATCGCCTTGCAGGTGCATGACGTGATCGCGGCAATGCGGAGGCAGAGCGGTGGCGAACTTGGCGCGCTCTATGTCGATGGCGGACCGAGCCAGAATCGCTTCCTGATGCAGTGTGTGTCGAACCTGATCGAACATCCCGTGATCCAGTGCGAAGCACCCGAGTCGTCGGCCTTGGGCGCTGCATATCTCGCGGGGCTCTCGCTCGGCATGTGGAGCGATCTCCATGTTGTCGCGACGTTGCCGCGAAACACTGAGATCATCGAGCCGCAACCCATGGACCGCGCGGGACTTCTCGATACCTGGAATGATGCGCTCGCCCGCTCGACGTCCCGCGAAACACAGGCTAAAGGTGAATAA